The following proteins are co-located in the Candidatus Woesearchaeota archaeon genome:
- a CDS encoding DNA-directed RNA polymerase subunit omega, whose protein sequence is MSKKLNKFEMTRLLSARAYELERGAKAEVEITKKGKVLSKDYVEVAQREFDEGKLSLDVFDIE, encoded by the coding sequence ATGAGTAAAAAATTAAATAAATTTGAAATGACAAGATTATTGTCCGCAAGAGCATACGAACTTGAAAGAGGAGCAAAAGCTGAAGTTGAGATTACTAAAAAAGGAAAAGTTTTATCTAAAGACTATGTTGAAGTTGCTCAAAGAGAATTTGATGAAGGAAAATTAAGTCTTGATGTTTTCGATATCGAATAA
- a CDS encoding transcription elongation factor Spt5, producing the protein METIVEEHEYYIIRTVPSKEDKFMDALYKVLEKKEDSGIYALFRPETVKGYVFVETKSLNAVVDAVRGVPNNKGVIRTPVNFLELEKYFEKEGEQILVNERDIVEIVSGPFKGDKAKVIRIVPGKEEVVIEPFNMPVPIPITLSIDDIRVIESEADKDE; encoded by the coding sequence ATGGAAACTATAGTTGAAGAACACGAATACTACATTATAAGAACAGTTCCAAGTAAAGAGGATAAATTTATGGATGCTCTATACAAAGTTTTGGAAAAAAAAGAAGATTCAGGTATTTATGCTTTATTTAGACCTGAAACTGTAAAAGGTTATGTTTTTGTAGAAACTAAGAGTTTAAATGCTGTTGTTGATGCAGTAAGAGGAGTTCCAAATAATAAAGGAGTAATTAGAACTCCTGTAAATTTTCTTGAACTTGAAAAATACTTTGAAAAAGAAGGAGAACAAATACTTGTAAATGAAAGAGACATTGTTGAAATCGTCTCAGGTCCTTTCAAAGGTGATAAAGCTAAAGTTATAAGAATTGTTCCAGGTAAAGAAGAAGTGGTAATTGAGCCCTTTAATATGCCTGTACCGATTCCAATTACATTAAGTATTGATGACATAAGAGTGATTGAGAGTGAGGCAGATAAAGATGAGTAA
- the ftsZ gene encoding cell division protein FtsZ → MDSIIKNALSNANADKVSVSNKDDEELMTILKQHQARIKVIGIGGGGNNTLDRISEIGVDGARTIAINTDAQDLIETNADKKILIGKELTRGLGAGAVPKVGEEAAKESESDIKESLKESDMIFITCGLGGGTGTGAAPFIAELAKKSGALVVGVVTVPFAMEGSRRYDNAMIGLEKMEKFVDTLIVIPNEKLLEIAPNLPLHTAFKLADEVLTNAVKGITELVTKNGLINLDFADIKNVMTDAGLAMIGLGESDSENRADESVERALNNPLLDVDLKNATGALVNVTGGSDMTLEDARKIVAKVSETLEEDAKIIWGAQIMDDLNKVIRTMVVITGVKSEQIRGRKKANKVSENVDDELGLEFIR, encoded by the coding sequence ATGGACAGTATTATTAAGAATGCACTCTCAAATGCAAATGCAGACAAGGTTTCTGTAAGCAATAAAGACGATGAAGAATTGATGACAATTCTTAAGCAACACCAAGCTAGAATCAAAGTAATTGGTATTGGTGGTGGAGGAAATAATACTTTAGATAGGATTTCCGAAATTGGTGTTGATGGCGCTAGAACTATAGCAATTAATACAGACGCTCAAGATTTAATTGAAACTAATGCAGATAAAAAAATCTTAATTGGAAAAGAATTAACTAGAGGTTTAGGTGCAGGAGCAGTTCCTAAAGTTGGTGAAGAAGCAGCAAAAGAATCTGAAAGTGATATTAAAGAGTCTCTAAAAGAATCTGATATGATTTTCATTACTTGTGGTCTTGGTGGAGGAACTGGTACTGGTGCAGCCCCATTTATTGCAGAACTTGCTAAGAAAAGTGGAGCATTAGTTGTAGGTGTTGTTACAGTTCCTTTTGCAATGGAAGGTTCAAGAAGATATGATAATGCAATGATTGGTCTTGAAAAAATGGAGAAATTTGTCGATACTCTAATTGTAATCCCTAATGAGAAACTTTTAGAAATTGCTCCAAATTTACCTCTACATACTGCTTTTAAATTAGCAGATGAAGTTTTAACTAATGCTGTTAAAGGTATTACTGAATTAGTAACTAAAAATGGTTTAATCAATTTAGACTTTGCAGATATTAAAAATGTAATGACTGATGCAGGTCTTGCAATGATTGGTTTAGGTGAGTCTGATTCAGAAAATAGAGCAGATGAGAGTGTTGAGAGAGCATTAAATAATCCTCTACTTGATGTTGACTTAAAGAATGCAACAGGAGCTTTAGTAAATGTTACTGGTGGTTCTGATATGACTCTTGAAGATGCAAGAAAAATTGTTGCAAAAGTCTCTGAAACTCTAGAAGAAGATGCTAAAATTATTTGGGGAGCTCAAATAATGGATGATCTAAATAAAGTAATTAGAACTATGGTTGTAATAACTGGTGTAAAATCTGAACAAATCAGGGGCAGGAAAAAAGCAAATAAAGTCTCCGAAAATGTAGATGATGAATTAGGTCTAGAATTTATTAGATAA
- a CDS encoding protein translocase SEC61 complex subunit gamma, with product MAIAKTLNDMKRVWKVTKKPTKKEYFQTFKIVLIGLVIVGLIGFFIAMLWQSLLIGLFPQ from the coding sequence ATGGCGATCGCAAAAACACTAAATGATATGAAAAGAGTTTGGAAAGTAACAAAGAAGCCTACTAAAAAGGAATATTTTCAAACATTCAAAATTGTATTGATTGGTTTAGTAATTGTAGGATTGATTGGTTTTTTTATAGCAATGCTCTGGCAATCACTTTTAATTGGATTATTTCCGCAATAA
- a CDS encoding 50S ribosomal protein L34e produces the protein MVAGFLKSRRLRRVKVRVTTETRTHYRQRNRQIAKCAVTKKPLRGIPRMTNKKFGKLNKSQKTVARPFGGYMSHVALKEKILNDMILTEE, from the coding sequence ATGGTAGCTGGATTTTTAAAGAGTAGAAGACTTCGAAGAGTTAAAGTTAGAGTAACTACTGAGACTAGAACTCATTATAGACAAAGAAATAGACAAATTGCTAAGTGCGCAGTAACTAAAAAACCACTTAGAGGAATTCCTAGAATGACTAATAAGAAGTTTGGAAAATTAAATAAATCACAAAAAACTGTTGCAAGACCTTTTGGTGGTTATATGAGTCATGTTGCTCTAAAAGAAAAAATCTTAAACGATATGATTTTAACTGAAGAATAA
- a CDS encoding GGDEF domain-containing protein, with amino-acid sequence MIIANKYLYSILTSIFFFFMAIFNFRMISTGEILLNPLIYILPIFIGLIAGFIYGSINDGLANKIKIKTKKVQESKKLFEDLLTFSPNLIMIHDKNHKLKYSNFKHIGSLDKEIRNNPFCKNKHSKENPCNVMVVFHDKTQRKFETSDLIKGKVFDYVIYPIKDDLGNVDHAVTIATDVTDKKRYQKELEKMSNIDPLTQIYNRRKFDEEYNKEWNSALRTNENLTIIMGDIDFFKQYNDFYGHVKGDDVLVNISSSILNNIKRSKDVLARYGGEEFIIMLPNTDLEGGLHLANKLRKKIEDLNIEHEKSSFGKITMCFGVTSVKVDSNVSKKKIIKIADIALYLAKKNGRNRIESENLK; translated from the coding sequence ATGATAATTGCTAATAAATATCTCTATTCAATTTTAACAAGTATTTTTTTCTTTTTTATGGCTATATTTAATTTTAGAATGATTTCAACTGGAGAAATTTTACTTAATCCTCTAATATATATCTTACCAATATTTATAGGATTAATCGCAGGATTTATTTATGGCTCAATTAATGATGGCTTGGCAAATAAAATTAAAATAAAGACAAAAAAAGTTCAAGAGTCTAAAAAACTATTTGAAGATCTCTTAACTTTTTCTCCAAATTTGATTATGATACATGATAAAAATCATAAACTTAAATATAGTAATTTTAAACATATCGGAAGTTTAGATAAAGAAATAAGAAATAATCCTTTCTGTAAAAATAAACATTCAAAAGAGAATCCTTGCAATGTTATGGTAGTTTTCCATGATAAAACTCAAAGAAAATTTGAGACTTCCGATTTAATTAAAGGTAAAGTGTTTGATTATGTTATATATCCAATAAAAGATGATTTAGGTAATGTAGATCATGCGGTAACTATTGCTACGGATGTTACAGATAAAAAGAGGTATCAAAAAGAACTTGAAAAAATGTCAAATATTGACCCATTGACACAAATTTATAATAGAAGAAAATTTGATGAAGAATATAATAAAGAATGGAATTCAGCATTAAGAACAAATGAGAATCTAACAATTATTATGGGAGACATAGATTTTTTCAAACAATATAATGATTTTTATGGTCATGTTAAAGGAGATGATGTTTTAGTGAATATATCTTCATCAATACTTAATAATATTAAAAGGTCTAAAGATGTTCTTGCAAGGTATGGTGGTGAAGAATTTATTATAATGCTACCAAATACCGACTTAGAAGGAGGATTACATTTAGCTAATAAATTAAGAAAGAAAATTGAAGATTTAAATATTGAACATGAAAAATCAAGCTTTGGAAAAATAACGATGTGTTTTGGAGTTACTTCAGTTAAAGTTGATTCTAATGTTTCAAAGAAAAAGATTATAAAAATTGCAGATATTGCTTTATATTTAGCTAAAAAAAATGGAAGAAATAGAATAGAATCTGAAAATTTAAAATAA